AGACATTTATTTAGTTGTTATACAGGATTCTTAATGCGCACGGAGACAATGACAAGCGCTTTACACAGTGACCCATCAATCAGCATCGATCTGTAACTGATACTTACCGGGGACTTAAATTCTAAAACTGCACTCGAAAGAACAGCATCTATCCTAGATGTGAAGAAACAGGGCCTAATTTGGACCTGGAATAAACAGGATCTAACCTAGATGTAAAGAAACAGGGCCTAATCTGGACCTGGAATAAGCAGGATCTAACCTAGATGTAAAGAAACAGGGCCTAATCTGGACCTGGAATAAACAGGATCTAACCTAGATGTAAAGAAACAGGGCCTAATCTGGACCTGGAATAAACAGGATCTAACCTAGATGTAAAGAAACAGGGCCTAATCTGGACCTGGAATAAACAGGATCTAACCTAGATGTAAAGAAACAGGGCCTAATCTGGACCTGGAATAAACAGGATCTAACCTAGATTTAAAGAAACAGGTCCCTTATCATGGCCTGAAGAAACAGGGCCTAATCTGGACCTGGAATAAACAAGACCTAACCTGGGCCTGAAGAAATAGGATCTAATCTGagcctgaaggatctggacCTGAAGAAATCAATTTGAATCCAGATTTGAAGTAATCTGAGCTAATCTGGACCTGTGGAAACAGGACCTCACCTGGACCTGCCATTTGTCTCATTCTGATGTCAAGTATAGATACGctgcactttaaaaaaaatttaactacAATTTAAAGTACATGTTTTATGATGAAAATCTGGGTTGGGCTTACACTGAATGTCTGGATGTCTCAGTTTGACTGGCATGGGTACATCACTAAAACATGGTTTAGGAAAAGAGACTTGCAAATGGAAAATCCTGAACTGCACTGAATTGAATTTGGTATACACGCTGATACAGCCTAATCTATGGTAATCCAGGACAAACGAAGAAACACATTGAAGAGGCTGAGTGCCATGACTAACAGCctgtaaaacaaacattacCAGCCCCCTCTTTTCTGCTTCTTTTTAGTCTTTTTAACATGACCATTCTTCCTTggtctatattttttttaaacataatattTTCTTATTGCCTCTCTTTTACAACATTCTTTTTCCCccaagtttctcttttttaatgTCATCAGTTCTTATTGTCTCTTTTCTTTAACATCATCCTTTTGTCCTTATTGTGCCTTCTTTACATGAgcttttttcccttttaaatCGCTCTTCTttaatctcatctcatcttcctTGTTTGTTCCTACTTTACAATCCTCCATTCTTccatttttctctttcactccttCCTTCACATTTTGCCTTCATTTCATCTCTTTTCTTTCCTGTAACAACCCTTTATGACAactgtattgttttgtttatgtttttgacACCACAGAAGCTATATAACTTAATTGTGAAATGCTTGTAAACAGTGGAAAATGTCTATGAAATTAGATTTCATTGTTTGAGggtttttatacatttgcatttttattggTCGTAGGCATGTGCTTGCAGCAGTACTGCaaattgatgtgtgtgtgtgtgtgtacgtgtgtgtgcttgcgcaTGTGTTCATGtctcatacattttaataatattattagtTTGAAAggtaaaatctgtttttctcttccaCATCAAACTGAATAATTGCTGTCACTAATGGATATTTCAGCAAACTATGCTACCTTGAAGGGATGGccataaatgtatattataatttattttacacagaCCAGTTCGAAACCAGTTAATTTGAAATCATAATATGTGAAAGGGATTACCGCCTTCCTCTCTTCTATAAATTGTTATGGCGTTAACACCGACATCAGTTTTATCTACTGCCCTCTCTTCCATGCCTCTTTGCTTATCTTATTTTTCctcaatctctccctcctcctctctttaccTTCTCTATCTCCCGTGTCTCTTATTTCTCACTTTTgctcactctcttcctcctctctcggTCCTTTCTCCGTCACTGTCCTTTGATCCGTCTTTCtcgtctctctcttcctgttctccctatctcctttctccctctacaCTCTATTGGTATTTCTCACCCCTACCTCTCCCCCTATTCTTCCTCTTTATGCAGGTTTTTCGACAAAACCAAGACTTAGTCACCAAGGGAACCAGTTGCGGGTGCCATGACTTGTTGCTGGAGCGACCGTTATCGTAACCCTTTGACAAAGAACACCTAAAATGGGGACTACATTACCAGCCACCATGCGGCAAGCCCAGCTCTAATTTGCCTAGGCAACAACATTTTCGTGACCTACAACTTTTCTGTCACTACTTCCTGCTCTGGCCACACCCCTTCTTTTCCTGTCACCTGACCCGGATTTCAAATATTCTTACTTCCTGTTCCTGATATTCCTCCCCTCCCTTTACATTCTTACTAAGTATTTCCTATCCTCCTAAGACATGACCAGCAGGTTTCTCCACCTCCCCTCTGCGTCCCTCTCCatatccctctctcccaccatttttctgtttttcctcctTCCCCTacttctccttctccagctccCTGGGTTGATCCGGGGGGACTGCTGGCTGATCGAAGGGGATAAGGGCTATGTGTGGCTGGCTATCTGCAGTCAGAACCAGCCCCCGTACGAGACCATCCCCCAGCATATCAATAACACGGTACTGTAATGTTCTATATTGTATGTACAGTTTGTTTCTTGTCAGCCACCAATGAACATCAGTGAAAGTTACGGTATCTACTATCATAGTGATAATAGTGGTTGTTCAGATTTGAGGAGCATCAATATGTACCTTACTTTTTAACCTCTTTAGCTCCTATGACAGCAATCATGGTTTGGCAAAGCTAATGTTACCCAATTTGGCTCTGTATGTtatgattagattagattcaacttaattgtcattgaacaagtacagtgcaacaaaatgcagttagcatctaaccagaagtgtaaATAGAAGATGGGAGGAACTTTACAAGTCAGGAAATTTACAAGGAAGAGCATCTGCACACATGCTAGCAACATGCTAGTTTGACGAAATGTAAGCTGATATTATAGTGGGTGGACATTTTTCAAGCAAACAAGAATGACTAGCGCACTGTTCTGAGGACTAGTTgagctgtttgttttgtaaagAACACGTTCTTGTCCTATTATCACAACAGGTTCATGACCTGAGGCTGAACGAGAACAAGCTTAAAGCGGTGCTATTCCAGTCCATGTACCGCTTCACTAATCTCACAGACCTCAACCTCACCAAGAACGAGATCTCCTATATAGAGGACGGGGCCTTTGCCCACCAATCAAACCTACAGGTAAGGGGTTTTATTTTGTTGACTATGAAGGATAGGCTGCCGAATGTTGACAATGAAGATCACCTAAAGAGCTCGGATCTTCTCAATGAATGGGTTTTGAGAAGATAGCAAGGAGAAATGATGAGTTAAGGAAATGCCTTCCCAAATTCTTATGGTATTCCCGTTGTGGTCTCCGGTTCCACCAGGTCCTCCAGTTGGGCTACAACAAGCTGACCAACTTGACAGAGGGAATGATGCGTGGTTTGGGCCGTCTGCAGTTGCTCTTCCTCCAGCACAACCTCCTTGAGGTCATCGACAACAAAGCCTTTGAGGAGTCCGCCCCCAGCCTCAGCAGCATTGACCTCTCGTCCAATAAACTGGCCCGAATCGACCCGTCGACGTTCACCGTCATCAACCGACTGATGGTCTGCGAGTTGGCGGGGAACCCGTTCCACTGCGGCTGTGATCTGTACAGTTTCCTTACCTGGCTGGAGGAGTTTAATAACGTGACGCACACCTACGACCGGCTCCAGTGTGAGACCCCTCGTGAAATGTCCCTTTTCCCGCTCCTGAGCCCCATGGCTGGACATGGCCGGAACGCTCGTAGCATGCTGTCCTCTAAGTGCCGGGATGGCATGATCATACCCGGCATCACAACTCAACCTGGCATTGACTGGGACGGCTCCGGGATGGGCCTGGACATCGACAGCCGGTCCGGGCCGTATCACCAGCCGACAGCTTCGTCCACCGCCGACCCCAACTTCAGCCCGAGCATCAAACTCCAGTGGGTTAGTCTATCGGCCGCATCAGTGCTGGTCCAGATCCCTAAACCGTACAGCAAGATGTACGTCCTCGTCCAATACAACCAGACCTTCCACTCCGACGTCCAAAACCtcaaggagaagaaagagaaggtGACGCTGGTGGACCTCAAACCACACACCAACTACACCTACTGCGTCGTGTCGATAAGTAAAAACCAGCGCTTCAACCACACATGCCTGTCCTTTGCCACGAGAGCCGCGGGCCCGGATGACCATCGTGCCAGCCCATCGACCATGACGCACTACATCATGACGATACTTGGGTGTCTCCTTGGGATGGTCATCGTGCTGGGGCTCGTCTACTACTGCCTGAGGAAGCGTCGGAtgcaggaggagaaggagaaggcgATTAGCGTGAAGAAGACAATCTTGGAGATGAGGTACAACAAAACGGACACTGCTTTTGATAGATCTGTCAAGTTTCTTGTTGTATTATCGTTCcttttgattattattattatcgcTGTTTTTTTCTCCCAGGTATGGCCCGGAAGCAGCGGCACAGGTGTCCAATGATCCTGCAGCCATGCAGCGTCTCCAAGAGCAGGCCCAAAACCAGGGACACCACGGAGGTCACCTCCAcggaggaggtggtggtggtagtaaaTTACccccctctgcctcctccagcTCTGGGATGCTCCACGGGTCAGCAAACACCACCTCCTCCCGCCTCTCGACGCTCCCCCAAGTGGAGAAGATGGCCTCGGCATTTGGTGAAGCTATGGCGACCAGTAAAGGAAACTATATGGACGTGAGAACTGGGGGAGGATTAtcgggagatgggggagggatgATAATGCGAGGCGGAGGTGGAGAGTCGGCACAGGTGGACATGCGAAGCGTCAGCGGTCGCGGTGAGGACGGAGCCGGCGTCGGCGACGACTCGGACGATGACGACGACGGACACGGCTCTGCATCGGAGATCTCAACGATCGCGATGGAGGTTGACAAAGTCAACCAGATAATTAACAATTGCATCGACGCCCTCAAGCTGGACACCCTTGTCTCTCCGACGACGTCTGGCGATAACCCGACTCCTCCTCCGCCTGCATGTGTCACCTCCCTGTCCCGCAacctcatccccctctcccaaGGCGTTGCTGACACCTGCCAGATTCTCGCCTCCTCCCCTAAAATCCACGCCCCCTATGCTCCCCCTGCGATGACTCCCGTCCCACTCGTCATGCCCCTTTCAGAGCGCCCCGGCATCAGCGGAGGGGGGTTTCTTTCTCCGCCTTACAGGGACCCGCCCCCGGCTAACGCCGTCCGTCCATTACAGAGGCAGCTGAGTGACACAGGAGTGGTGGTCATTGGCGCTGGGAAGAACCGATGTAGCGTGTCCTCGGCCGGGGGCTCCATGAAGAGCACCAGGGTCTTCAGTCTGGATGTGCCAGAGCCCCGAAGCCCAGGGCCCAACTCTTGCCCGCCGTACCCAGAGAAAGGTAGCCCGGTTGGGTGTGGGGAGACCGTGGAGAGGCTCCCCCTGGTGGGTGGAAATGGAAGTGGCGTGGGAGGGGTTTgcggtggtagtggtggtggcggtggtgGAAACGGGATGGGTTGTGGTGGCGGCAATGTAATGGGAGGCGGGGTTAATGGAGGCGGGGTGAATGTCAATGGAGGAGGGGTAGGTTGTGGAGCTGGAGGCGGAGTCGGGGGAGGTGGAAATGCGGGTAAGCAGCAACAGCATCATCTTAAAGTCCACCCAGATTATCACTGCTCAGAGCACCGGCACTCCTTCCCCGCGCTTTACTACGAGGGGGCCAAcgactccccctctccctccgcATCCCAGAAGGCCTCCTTTCTTAAACCCCTGGGACGTACCAAGAGGGACCCTGCTGCCTACTCCCAGCTCTCCCCCTCCCGTCACCAGAACTACTCCGGCTACTCCTCCAGCCCAGAATATTCCTCGGAAAACACCTTGAGGATCTGGGAGAGGTTTCGGCCGTACAAAAAGAGTCCCCGTGATCCTCGTGAAGAGGCCTCATACATTGCCGCGGGTCACGCCTTGCGGAAGAAGGTTCAGTTTGCAAAAGATGAGGACCTCCACGATATCCTTGACTACTGGAAAGGAGTTTCTGCCCAGCAGAAGCTGTGAGAGATGAGGATGAGCCACCCAGAGGAAGACATACAGAAGGTGAAGACAGTGATGAAAATTTCCCAAGATTCTTCAGGAAGTAGTATTTGTGTACTGGAAACCAATCTGAACTCATAAACAGTGAAAGGACCTGAATGACTCCCACGTGGTCTTCCTGGTCTCTTTTTTAACATAATCTGTCTTCTCGTTCTATATCTCATCCCAGGGTAGGTCAGCAGAGGATGTTGGAGGACATTAGTACAAGTTGTAGGAGAGACATTGTGTAGTAGTTGTAATAGTAGCAGCATGACACGGGTTATGGGGGTTTTCTACAGTTCCACAATGGACAGGGTTTCGCAATTCTACAAGGGGTTTTGAACTTGTTCCACAGTTATACAATGGTTCTATAGAGGTTCCATAGTTGGTTCTATTATGGTTCTGTACAGGCTCTACATTTCCCCAGTGGAAATATGGACGCTGTAGAGATTCCAATTCTACACCGGGTTCCACAATGGCTCCACTCTGAACTTCTAAGTGGTTCCAGACTTCTGATTTATTTTGTACCATTTTAGGGAAACGACAGAAATACCAGGAAATCAAACTTCTTCTCCCTGGCACTTCGGTTCTTGCGGGCTACCGGAGACAGCCAAGAGCGCCCGGGCCGATGAGTCATTCAGTCATCACTGCAGAGGCCGTAACTCATTACAACCTATCTCGCTACAAGCACCAGCATTGCTCGGCTTAAACCCCCGTCCCTTAGACAGTCCCACTCATAATCCCATCAATACCCCATTCATTCACTAAACATTCTCTGTGTCCGGAGCGGCACCCTTTTCCCTAGTTACTGCCCTACTCTTGTCCGGTGGCCGTAGGTTTCCCCACGGGCCCCTGGTCTAGAGTTGTCACCGTGTGTAGGAAATGTGACGCCGTTTGAGACGCGAGCAGTCATTCCAGTCCGCGGCCGGCCACCTGCTTCCCTCTTAGCGGCAACGCTCGGCGCGATAACAGGACGAGGGCGAGGAATTAGCGGCGCTTGTCTCCATGTGAATTGACTCGATGTGTTCCTCTTCTGTTTCTCCCATTGGTTCTTCCATGAAGAAggatgatggggggggggtgataagGAGGATATGTGAGGAGTAGTGGAGGAGGCTGGGTACGCTAGCGTGGGTGGACACGCAGCACAGGGGGGCAtgcgtttgtgcgtgtgtgcgtgtgtgggtgtgtgtgtgtagttggcaCGCACCAGGCCCTGGAGTCTCTCACTGTGTTTAGTAGGGCCGTGCTTATCGATTGGAAACACCTACTCGTGCTTTACAGAGCGTGGCGGCTGTTTGTCTCTCCCATTTTTTTCTGTCCTTCATCTCCCTCGCCTACTTCCAAATCAGCCATGTGGATTGAGCAGACACATTGCACTTACAAAGCAAGCAAGGAGAAAGGGACgttggcacacacacagacgcacgcacacacacacacacacacacacacacacaacctcaaagATTACTGTGAAGTAAGCCAATTTCTGGACTTACCTGCTGCCACTTCCCTGGTGTCAACCCAATTTCTTAGTTACAGGTAtagcaacattttcttttcctaAAGAAGGCAAAGCTTCCTTCAAGGGAATATTTAAATTAGCATTTCAATAGTGCTAGTCATGCAAAAATCACTTTAGGGTAGgttaggagagagagaacgagagaccTCATTAACGTAGGTAATAAAATCATGTCGGTGTCAAGGTAAAGCACCTAGaagagcacaaacacacagccactcgCACATTTTCTAAAGTTACCGCTGAAATTAAAATAGTTGGCATAAGCTGATGTTTAGTAAGCTAAACGTTTAGAGGGACCATGGTCTTGTTTCAGACAAAAATGCCTGCAGCTGCAGTTTCTATAAGAGAGAGAAATCGAGGGATGGATGGTTTTCTATGGAAAGCCCTTCAAAGAGAAATGAGACGTTATGATGTCCCAGAGCTGTCAATTTAAGCAGGTTAATGTTTGGCTATTATCCATGTTGGCAGCAAACATTAAATACAAGAAACTGAACACTATACATTGTGTTAAGATACCAGCCTATGGTACATTTCCTAGGCCATTGCTCTGGTCCACATTCACACATGtaaggggtcagaggtcacattcTTCATTAGCCACTTAGAGAGGTATTCcttcatttttataaaaaatgttgcCCAGTCGTTCGTCCTGATTGGACGTCGGGGCCAGGTCCGATAATGACCGTTCGCCTCCCGGGCTCACCTGACTGGCTGTGAGGAGCTTATCAGCACTACACAGCGTCTCGCAGCCTCCCAGGATGGCCTACGTCTAGGCCCACTGGACACAGTAGACGATTTATTAGATTTAAATCTAGCGAGGTTTTCGACCTAATGCAGTGTGGGATTCTGTGTAATGCGTAAAAGCAGTCTGAGAGTCCTGGCCCTCATTTAGTACTTACTATTGACTCCTCAGTTGACTCCCCTACGAAATCACTCATAGAGACACCCGTTTCTGCACTCTGTCACTTCTGCTGGCTAATATAACATAAGTACTAAgcaccccaccacccccacccccaaacacacaaaaaaacaataaaaaacatctaATTAATTAACTCACCTCTCTAGTTTTCTCATcacttccttccttccctctgcCCTTGTCCTCTTTAATGGTCCAAATTAATGAGTCATTTGTAGAGGACTGGCTGCGTCCCGAATGATACTGTTCCCTGTTTAGTGTGCCTTCCTTGACCGGGGCGGGTAGGTTTCCCACAGGGCTCCGGACAGAAGCAGCACACTATGTAGGGTGTAGTTTGGGTCACGCCACCAGAAGTCAGGGACAAAGAGTTGAGGTCGTGGGAACCATGCTGATATGCTGATATTATTAACTCTGCCAGATTGAAGGGTTGATTGAAATGaatcactgtctctctcccccactctctccccctctcatttCCTCTCACTTTCACCCtcattctcccctctctctttcccccacattctttttctccctcaatCAGCATGGTGCTCCATTTTTCCGGTTGTTCTCTCTGTTGACTGTTTCTCTCCttgtcaccctctctctccaccagtCTCTCAGTTTAGGTAACATAGTGACCCATGACCCATGCTTATATTTCCTAACATTAACCTCTGCCATAAAAACCTTTAGATATTTATGTGAAATGCGGCCTTATTTAACTTTAAAATATTCCAGCAGAAGGAAAAAAGGCGTTCCCTTTGCATTACAACGCCCCAACACTGTCTCTTAAGGAATGTggttaactttaaaaaaaaattctgactgTGAGGGGGCACTAGCCTGTGGCAATAGATGACTGAGATGGTGTTCGTTAGGGCCTTGTTCCTATTCGTCTCTGTGACCTACAAAATGGCCTGCTCACGGAACTATTTCTGACCAAAAGATTCCATTCCGACGCTTTATCGTGCACAAGCCGTCTACGGGAATGTGCATGTCGAGGGGTCTTGCCCGTCGTTTTCCAGGGAGTGCATGTCGATATGTACCAACTCGTGATCACACTGCTCTGCAGATCAACAACGAGTCACGACTGGCCACGCCACTATAGCAATACAGAAACACTGACAATCCATGAAACCTCATTTGGGTGGACAAACCAACCCCGGGGCGCTCTTTCTGACAAACCTCCACCTCCCGAGTAAAGCCCCTCTCGGTTTCTCGTTTTCATCCCCCTTGATTAAAAACCACCGGTATGTCTGAGACACGGAAGTGCAGGTAAATATGCTAACCGATTTATATTGAATTAGCCCTCAAGGGCGAACGGCACTCCGCGGTACTGAACCCGTTCCCTCTGTAAAGGCAATACCTGCAGTACGTTCCAACAAATGGAGAAAGAAATAACACGGCGGTAATAAAGAACACAACCTCCGGTCCGGGCCCTACGTCTCTAGCCATCAGTAATAACGGCATTAGCTCGAGATAGATATTGCTGATTTTCCCCTTATTACTCCCTGGGCTGCCACTGTTGTCTCATAACTCATATCTAAGTGTTTTACAAATGGAATTACAATGTTTATTAGTCACCCTAAATGCGCGTAGACATCGAGGCTTCTTGGTAATTCGATGGTTGTCTTCCGTCTGGAATGTAGACTTCGACTACAGACCAAACGGAAAAGAAAATGGTCAAATCAATGTGTCGTGTGTATTGCATTGTTCCCATGTTAAACAGCCGGGTTTCAATGCGCTTTAATTGGTCCCGTGATGGAGGACAAAAATTGCTCCATCTATCTCTTCTTCGCCTTTCTGCGCTTTCCTCCTCATTTGTCTACAAAAGGCGAAGAGGTCGCAAAAGTCTGATCTTTGACCGCCGCACAGTACAACAATGTATGTCTATTTGTCCTTGGGGATCGGGGTTTAGCGCACATC
Above is a window of Esox lucius isolate fEsoLuc1 chromosome 9, fEsoLuc1.pri, whole genome shotgun sequence DNA encoding:
- the elfn2a gene encoding extracellular leucine-rich repeat and fibronectin type III domain containing 2a isoform X1 translates to MTSRFLHLPSASLSISLSPTIFLFFLLPLLLLLQLPGLIRGDCWLIEGDKGYVWLAICSQNQPPYETIPQHINNTVHDLRLNENKLKAVLFQSMYRFTNLTDLNLTKNEISYIEDGAFAHQSNLQVLQLGYNKLTNLTEGMMRGLGRLQLLFLQHNLLEVIDNKAFEESAPSLSSIDLSSNKLARIDPSTFTVINRLMVCELAGNPFHCGCDLYSFLTWLEEFNNVTHTYDRLQCETPREMSLFPLLSPMAGHGRNARSMLSSKCRDGMIIPGITTQPGIDWDGSGMGLDIDSRSGPYHQPTASSTADPNFSPSIKLQWVSLSAASVLVQIPKPYSKMYVLVQYNQTFHSDVQNLKEKKEKVTLVDLKPHTNYTYCVVSISKNQRFNHTCLSFATRAAGPDDHRASPSTMTHYIMTILGCLLGMVIVLGLVYYCLRKRRMQEEKEKAISVKKTILEMRYGPEAAAQVSNDPAAMQRLQEQAQNQGHHGGHLHGGGGGGSKLPPSASSSSGMLHGSANTTSSRLSTLPQVEKMASAFGEAMATSKGNYMDVRTGGGLSGDGGGMIMRGGGGESAQVDMRSVSGRGEDGAGVGDDSDDDDDGHGSASEISTIAMEVDKVNQIINNCIDALKLDTLVSPTTSGDNPTPPPPACVTSLSRNLIPLSQGVADTCQILASSPKIHAPYAPPAMTPVPLVMPLSERPGISGGGFLSPPYRDPPPANAVRPLQRQLSDTGVVVIGAGKNRCSVSSAGGSMKSTRVFSLDVPEPRSPGPNSCPPYPEKGSPVGCGETVERLPLVGGNGSGVGGVCGGSGGGGGGNGMGCGGGNVMGGGVNGGGVNVNGGGVGCGAGGGVGGGGNAGKQQQHHLKVHPDYHCSEHRHSFPALYYEGANDSPSPSASQKASFLKPLGRTKRDPAAYSQLSPSRHQNYSGYSSSPEYSSENTLRIWERFRPYKKSPRDPREEASYIAAGHALRKKVQFAKDEDLHDILDYWKGVSAQQKL
- the elfn2a gene encoding extracellular leucine-rich repeat and fibronectin type III domain containing 2a isoform X2; this encodes MTSRFLHLPSASLSISLSPTIFLFFLLPLLLLLQLPGLIRGDCWLIEGDKGYVWLAICSQNQPPYETIPQHINNTVHDLRLNENKLKAVLFQSMYRFTNLTDLNLTKNEISYIEDGAFAHQSNLQVLQLGYNKLTNLTEGMMRGLGRLQLLFLQHNLLEVIDNKAFEESAPSLSSIDLSSNKLARIDPSTFTVINRLMVCELAGNPFHCGCDLYSFLTWLEEFNNVTHTYDRLQCETPREMSLFPLLSPMAGHGRNARSMLSSKCRDGMIIPGITTQPGIDWDGSGMGLDIDSRSGPYHQPTASSTADPNFSPSIKLQWVSLSAASVLVQIPKPYSKMYVLVQYNQTFHSDVQNLKEKKEKVTLVDLKPHTNYTYCVVSISKNQRFNHTCLSFATRAAGPDDHRASPSTMTHYIMTILGCLLGMVIVLGLVYYCLRKRRMQEEKEKAISVKKTILEMRYGPEAAAQVSNDPAAMQRLQEQAQNQGHHGGHLHGGGGGGSKLPPSASSSSGMLHGSANTTSSRLSTLPQVEKMASAFGEAMATSKGNYMDVRTGGGLSGDGGGMIMRGGGGESAQVDMRSVSGRGEDGAGVGDDSDDDDDGHGSASEISTIAMEVDKVNQIINNCIDALKLDTLVSPTTSGDNPTPPPPACVTSLSRNLIPLSQGVADTCQILASSPKIHAPYAPPAMTPVPLVMPLSERPGISGGGFLSPPYRDPPPANAVRPLQRQLSDTGVVVIGAGKNRCSVSSAGGSMKSTRVFSLDVPEPRSPGPNSCPPYPEKDPHRLHQHLPSFLPKASSCSGPFRVLR